The nucleotide window GTCACCGCCACCGGCCATGGAGAACCAGGCATCGGTGAAGCGCCAGCCCAGCGAGGGGTCTTTCTTGCCGTAGTCCATGTGCCCGTAAACGCGCTTGCCGTCGATTTCTTTGACGTCTTCGGTGAAGAACTTGGCAATGTCCTCGTAGGCCGACCAGTTCACCGGCACGCCCAGCTCATAACCGTACTTTTCCTTGAATTTAGCCTTCAGCTCTGGGCGCTCGAACCAGTCGGCGCGGAACCAGTACAGGTTGGCGAACTGCTGGTCGGGCAGTTGGTAGACCTTGCCATCCGGCGCAGTGGTGAAGGAAATACCGATGAAATCCTTCAGGTCGAGGGTCGGCGAGGTGTAGGCCTTGCCCTCGTTGGCCATCAGGTCGGTAATCGATTCCACCTTGCCATAGCGAAAGTGCGTACCGATCAGGTCGGAGTCGTTGACCCAGCCGTCGTAGATGTTCTTGTCCGACTGCATCTGCGTCTGCAGTTTCTCCACCACATCGCCTTCCTGCAGCAGGTCGTGGGTCAGCTGGATGCCGGTGATCTCGCTGAAGGCCTTGGCCAGCACCTTGGATTCATACTCATGGGTGGTGATGGTTTCCGACACCACATTGATCTTCATGCCACGGAACGGCTCGGCGGCCTTGATGAACCACTGCAATTCAGCCAGTTGCTGTTCAGGGGTAAGGGTCGAGGGCTTGAACTCACTGCCGATCCATTTTTTTGCTGCATCTTCGTACTGGTCGGCCCAGGCAGCGCCATGCGCGCTGGCCAGTACCAGCAACGCGGCAAGGGTCAAATGTCGCCTGTTGTGCTTGTTATCGAACATTGTGATCTCCCGTTTCAGTTATCCCACAGGGCCGCTCGCTCAGCCCCAGCGCAGCACCACCACCAGCCACGCCAGCGATAGCAGCGAGGCCACCCACAAGGGCCAGTCGCTGACGCCGACCACCAGCAGGTGCAGGTAGGCGCTGGCCAGCAGGCCGATGAACAAGCGGTCACCACGGCTGGTGACCAGCGGCAAGAAGCCCCGTCGCGCTACGCAGGGGCGGCGCAGTTCAAGCAGGGTCATGCCCACCAGCAGCACGCCAACGGCGACGAAGAACAGCGCCGTCGGCAGGGTCCAGGCCATCCACTCCATGCGTTGCCCTCCTCACACCCGGCCCAGGGCAAAGCCCTTGGCCACATGGTTGCGCACGAACCAGATCACCAGCATGCCCGGCAAGATGGTCAGTACCCCCGCCGCCGCCAGCACACCCCAGTCGATGCCTGATGCCGACACGGTGCGGGTCATTACCGCAGCAATCGGCTTGGCGTTCACTGAGGTCAGGGTGCGCGCCAGCAGCAGTTCGACCCAGGAGAACATGAAGCAGAAAAACGCCGTGACGCCGATGCCGGAGCCAATCAGCGGAATGAAGATTTTCACGAAGAAGCGCGGGAAGCTGTAGCCGTCGATGTAGGCCGTTTCGTCGATTTCCTTAGGCACCCCCGACATGAACCCCTCCAGGATCCACACCGCCAGCGGCACGTTGAACAGGCAGTGGGCCAGGGCCACGGCGATATGGGTATCGAACAGGCCAATCGACGAGTACAGCTGGAAGAACGGCAGCAGGAATACCGCCGGTGGCGCCATGCGGTTGGTCAGCAGCCAGAAGAAAAGGTGGCGGTCGCCGAGGAAGCGGTAGCGCGAGAAGGCATACGCTGCCGGCAACGCCACCAGCAGCGAAATCAGCGTGTTCAGGCACACGTAATACAGCGAGTTGAGGTAGCCGCTGTACCAGCTGGCATCGGTGAAGATCACCCGGTAGTTGTCGAGGGTGAACGCCTGCGGCCACAGGGTCAGGCCACCCAGGATCTCGGTATTGCTCTTGAACGACATGTTCAGCAGCCAGTAGATCGGCACCAGCAGGAAGAAGAAGTACAGCAGCAGGGCCAGCGATTTGCGCGTGCTCATGGCCTAGTCCTTGTCGGCATGGGTCATGGCTGTGTAGAACAGCCACGACACCAGCAGGATGATCAGGAAGTACACCAGCGAGAACGCCGCCGCCGGGCCCAGGTCGAACTGCCCCACGGCCATGCGCGTGAGGGTCTGGCTGAGGAACGTGGTGGCGTTGCCCGGCCCGCCACCGGTCAGCACGAATGGCTCGGTGTAGATCATGAAACTGTCCATGAAGCGCAGCATCACCGCGATCAGCAGCACGTTTTTCAGCTTGGGCAGCTGGATATGGCGGAACACCGCCCAGCCCGAGGCACGGTCGATGCGTGCAGCCTGGTAGTACACGTCGGGGATGGCGCGCAGCCCCGAATAGCACAGCAATGCCACCAGCGAGGTCCAGTGCCACACATCCATCACCAGCACGGTGAGCCAGGCGTCGAACGGGTCGCCGGCATAGTTGTAGCTGACCCCAAGCTTGGCCAGGGTGGCGCCAAGCAGGCCGATGTCGGCACGGCCGAAAATCTGCCAGATGGTGCCGACCACGTTCCACGGGATCAGCAGCGGGATCGCCATGATGATCAAACACACCGAGGCCATACGCCCCTTGGTCGGCATGGTCAGGGCAATGCCGATACCCAGCGGGATCTCGATCAGCAGCACGCAGGCGGAGTAGATGAACTGGCGCAGCAGCGCATCGTGCAGCGCCGGGTCACGCAGCACCTGGCGGTACCAGTCGGCACCGACGAAGTAGCGGTTGGACTGGTCGAAGATGTCCTGCACCGAGTAGTTGACCACCGTCATCATCGGTACCACTGCGCTGAACGCCACCAGCAGAAACACCGGTAGCACCAGCCACCAGGCCTTGTTGTTCTGCACCTTGTTGCTCATGGCCCGGCCTCCAGCAGCACATCGTCGACGTACAACATCAACCACTGCGCCGGCAGGCTGACCCAGGCCTGCTCCACGGGCAACGGGCGGTCCTCGCCCAGCCGCGCATTGAGCGCGACACCGCCCAGTTCGAGGGTGACGATGCGGTAGGTGCCCAGGTCTTCGACATCCAGCACCCGTGCCGGGTGGGCACCCTCGAACGGGCTGTCCCACAGCTGCACGAACTCCGGGCGAATGCCCACCTGCAGTCGCCCACCCGCCGTCGCCGCCAGGCGCTCGCGCAGGCCATCGGGCAGCGCCAGGTGGACATCGCCGAACACCACCCCGTCCGCCTTGGCACGCACGTCGATCAGGTTCATCCCCGGGCTGCCGATGAAGTAGCCAACGAAAGTATGCCGCGGCCGCTCGAACAGCTCGCGCGGGGTGCCGAACTGGACAATGCGCCCGCCGTGCATCACCGCGATCTTGTCGGCGAAGGTGGAGGCCTCCAACTGGTCGTGGGTGACGTAGATCATGGTGATATTGAACTGCTCATGGATCTGCTTCAGCTTGCGCCGCAGCTTCCACTTCAGGTGCGGATCAATCACCGTCAGCGGCTCGTCGAACAGGATCGCCGACACGTCATCGCGCACCAGGCCGCGCCCCATGGAGACCTTCTGTTTTTCGTCGGCACTGAGGTTGCGCGCCTTCTTGCGCAGCACGCCCGCCAGGTCGAGCACCTCGGCAATTTCTTCCACCCGGGCACGCACCCGGGCTTCATCCAGCCCCTGGTTGCGCAAGGGGAAGGCCAGGTTGTCGAACACCGTCATCGTGTCGTACACCACCGGGAACTGAAACACCTGGGCGATATTGCGGGCCTGTGGTGACAGCTGGTTGACCGGTTTGCCGTCGAACAGCACTTCGCCATGGGACGGCGTCAGCAGCCCGGAAATGATATTGAGCAAGGTCGACTTGCCGCAGCCCGATGGCCCGAGCAAGGCATAGGCACCGCCCTGCTCCCACACATGATCCAGTGCGTGCAGGGCATAGTCGGCCTCGCTGGCGGGCTGGCGGCTGTAACTGTGCGCCAGTTGGCGCAGGCGGATTTCGGCCATCACCCTCTCCTTGCCTGGCGCAACCCCGGGGCCTGCACCAACGTCCCGGCGCTGTCGAAGACGAACAGCTTGTGCGTGGGGATGAACACGCGAATCGGCGTGTCCACCTGGTATTCGTGCACACCGGGCAGGTGCAGGACCATGCGCCAGTATTCGTTACGCACATGCAGGAAGGTTTCTGAACCGCTGATCTCTGCCAGTTCCACCAGCACCGCCAGCTCCAGGTCATCGTCATGGGCCGGCACCAGGGTGATATGGCTGGGGCGCACGCCAAAGCGGTAGTCGCCCTCGGCCAGCGGCTGCAAGTCGGCATTGCGGGCAAAGTGTACAGCCTGGGCAATGCTCACCTCGTTGCCACTGATACGGCCCGCCACCAGGTTTATCGGCGGCTCGGAAAACAGCTCGGCAGCCAGCACACTGCCCGGGCGCTGATACACCTCGGTGGTGGGCCCGCTCTGCACGATCCGGCCTTCGTGCACGAGAGTGGTGGTGCCGCCCAGCGCCAGCGCCTCGTTGGCCTCGGTGGTGGCGTACACGGCAATGCAATGACGCGCCGCAAACAGTTCGCGCAGTTCTTGGCGCAGGCCTTCGCGCAACTTGTAGTCGAGGTTCACCAACGGCTCATCGAAGAGGATCAACGAGGCATCCTTGACCAATGCCCGGGCCATCGCCGTGCGTTGCTGCTGGCCGCCGGAAAGCTCCAGCGGCAGGCGCTGCAGGTAGGTTTCAATGCGCAGCATCTCGGCAGTTTCCTGCACCCGCCGGCGGATCTGGTCCTCGGCCATGCGCGCCTGGCGCAGCGGCGAAGCGATGTTTTCGAACACGCTCAAGGTCGGGTAATTGATGAATTGCTGATACACCATCGACACATTGCGCTGGCGTACCGGCACACCGGTGACGTCCTGGCCATCCATCAGCACCCGGCCCTGGTCCGGGCGGTCGAGCCCCGCCATCAGGCGCATCAGGCTGGTCTTGCCGGCGAGGGTGCGGCCCAGCAGCACGTTGAACGCACCGGGCTCGAAACGCAGCGAAGCCTCGACGATCCAGGGCTGGTTATCGACGCTGCGGCTGACTTGCTCCAGCACCAGGGACATGGCGTGGCCTTCTTGTGATTGTTGTCTGCGGTGCACAGCCAGTTCCGTGCCAATCGCTCCCCGGTGCTCTGGTCCGGGGCCTGGGTGGCAGCGCTGGCAAATCGCGGCTTCACACCTGAACACAATCACTGAACAACTGAACACTTGCCGGTTTGACAATGAACACCCGTGGACAACACTGAACAGCGGTCGGCCCATAACAACAACCCAAAGGACAGGCCCATGGCCGCATCCGCTTCCACCCACGCCCAGCTGATCCAGGCTTCCTGGGCCCGCTGCCGCGATCACGGCCTGCAGCCGCAGCACGCGCCGGATTTCGACTGCCTGACCCGCACCGAGCTCAGCGCATTGCTGGAACAGCGCCAGGCTCTGCTGCGCCTGACCCGCGAGGAAGTACTGCCGCAATACACACACCTGCTGGGCAACGCCAGCTACTTGGTGATGCTGGCCGATGCCAGCGGCTGCATACTCGATAGCTGGGGCTCGCGGCGTTTCATCGAGCCGAACCAGCAGCAGGGCTTCAGCGCCGGTGCCCATTGGCTCGAGCGTGGCGTCGGCACCAATGCCCTGGGCACCACGCTGATTTGCGCCCAGGCGATCCACGTGGGCCAGGACGAGCACTTCCTGCGCCAGAACCGCTACATGTCCAGCGCAGCCGCCCCCCTGTTCGACGCCGCGCGGCAGCTGGTCGGGGTGCTCGACGTTGCCAGCGACGGCTACCTGCCGGCCAGCCAGACGCTTGGCCTGGTGCGCATGATGGGCCAGAGCCTGGAAAACCGCCTGATACTCGCCGAGCATGCCGACCGGCATGCGCAGCTGATCTTCAATAGCGCCTCCGACAACCTCGACAGTCCTTGGGCCGGCCTGCTGGTGTTCGATGAGCGCGGGCAGGTGTTGGCCGCCAATCACCGGGCCGACAGCCTGCTCGGTGGTAATCCGCTGCGGCAGAACATCGAGCAGCTGTTCCAGTTGCCCCTGCAACAGCTGCTCAGTCATCCCAGAGAACAGACATTTGCCCTGCAAGCCACCGGGCGCAACCGCTTTCATTGCCAGTGGCATCCCCCACGCAAAACCGCTCGCCGCCCCGAGGCCGACACTGGCGAGCCGCGCCTGGAAAAAGCGTTGCAACAGGCCGGCCTGCTTCTGGAAAAAGACATCCCGGTGTTGGTGCAAGGTGAAACCGGCGTCGGCAAGGAAGTGTTCGTCGACAGCCTGCACCGCGCCAGCAGCCGGGCCAACCGGCCGCTGGTCGCCGTCAACTGTGCGGCGATCCCCGCCGAGCTGGTGGAGTCGGAGCTGTTCGGCTACGACAAAGGCGCCTTCACCGGCGCGCACCACAAGGGCAACCCGGGGCTGATCCGCAAAGCCCACCACGGCATCCTGTTTCTCGATGAAATCGGCGACATGCCACTGCCTACCCAGGCACGCCTGCTGCGTGTGCTGCAGTCGCGGAGCATACAGCCGCTGGGCAGTGGCGAGCCGGTGGCAGTGGATATCCGCGTGGTGTCGGCCAGCAACCGCGACTTGGCCGAAGAAGTGCGCGCCGGGCGCTTTCGCCAGGACCTGTATTACCGTATCGCCGGCCTGGCCGTGGTACTGCCGCCGCTACGCGAACGCGGTGACCGGCGCCAGTTGATCGAGCAGGTGCATGCGCGTTTTCGCGACCCTGGGCAACCCGCGCGGCTGTCCCCGGCCATTATCGACCTGCTGGATCAACACCCTTGGCCAGGCAACCTGCGTGAACTGGCAAGCGTGCTGCAAGTTGCGCTGGCCTTGGCGGGCAACGGGCCTGTCGGCGTAGAGCACCTGCCTGCGGGCTTTCTGGCCGAGTCGCAGAGGGCGGTGCTGGTGGCGGCCGAAGAGACGGACCTGCAGATGCTGGTCGAGCAAGCCAACGGCAACCTCTCGGCGGTCGCACGTCGGCTCGGGATCAGCCGCACCACGCTGTACAAGCGTTTGCGGGCGCGGTGAAGCCATATTTGCACCAATGATGCACTTGATCGCGTTCATTCAGCCAATTTGGCTGTTATTGCATCCAGGTCAGTCAGAGCGGCTGATTGCCGCTCAAGGGTCGCGCCACTGCACCGGCTGGCGGTAGGTCTGTGCCCAAGCTTGCACTTCACTGGCGGGCATCGGCCTGGCGATGCAATAGCCCTGCGCCAGCTCGCAGCCCAGGCCCATCAACACCCTGCCGTGCTCCACACTCTCCAGGCCTTCAGCTACGACCTCGCGGCCGAAGGCTCGCGCCAGGCCGATCACCGCGGCGGTCAGGGCAAGGTCATCCTGGTCGTGCAGGATGTCCCGCACGAACGACTTGTCGATCTTGATCGTCTGGGTCGGCAAGCGTTTGAGGTAACTCAACGACGAGTAACCGGTGCCGAAATCGTCCAGCGAAAAGCGCACGCCCAGCGCACGACAGGCGTCCAGGCAGCGGCTGACGTGCTGCAGGTTGTCGATGGCCACTGACTCGACGATTTCCAGGTCCAGCCGCGACGGGTCCACCTGCGGGTACGCTGCCAATAGCTGCTGCAGGCGCTCGGTAAAGTCACTGCGCTGTAGATGCCGTGCAGCGATGTTCACGCTTAATGACCAAGACTGCCCCTGGCGCCCCCAGGCCTGCAGCTGGCTCAGGGCCTGGCCGATCACCCATTCGCCGATTTCGACGATCAGGTCGGTCTGCTCAACCCAGGGCAGAAAATCGCCGGGCGGCACCACGCCACGGCCTGGCCGCTGCCAGCGCAGCAAGCCCTCGAAACCTAGCACCTGGCCACTGCGCAGGTTGACCTTGGGCTGGTAATACAGGCACAGCTCGTGGTTGTTCAGGGCCCGTCGCACCCGCGCCACCGTCTGGTGGGTGGCCTTGAGTTCCTGCTCCTGCGATACGTCGAACAAGTGATAGCGGTTGCGCCCGCGCTGCTTGGCCACATACATGGCCTGGTCGGCGTGGCGTACCAGCGTATCGGCATCTTCGTCATCCTGGGGGTACAGGGTCACGCCGATGCTGGCGCTGAGCGACAGCGTGTGTTCGCGTACCACACAGGGCGCCGCCAATGCCCGCAACACCCGCCTCAGGGCTGCATGCAGCTGGCGCTCATCATCGACATTGCGCAGGATCAGCACGAATTCGTCACCCGACAACCGGGCCACGGCATCAGCACCGCGCAAGATACTCTTCAAGCGCTGCGCCACCTCCACCAGCAGCAGGTCGCCCACGGCATGCCCGTAGCCGTCGTTGACCGCCTTGAAGCCATCCAGGTCGAGCATGCACACCGCCAGCGAGATGTCTTCGCGGCGCGAGTAGGCCAAGGCCTGGTTCAGCAGGTCGGACAGGTAGGCGCGGTTGGGCAGGCCAGTGAGCACATCGTGGCCCACCCGCCATTGCAAGGTATGCAGCAGCTGGCGCTTCTCGGTGACGTCAAAGCGGATCGACACATACTTGCGCACCTGGCCAGTCAGCGGGTCGACCAGTGGCACCATGGTGCTGTCGACCCAATAAAGCGAACCGTCCCGGGACCGGTTGCAGATTTCGCCCTTCCACACCCGCCCGGCGGTCAGGGCCTGCCACATGCCGACGAAGAACGCCGGCTCGTGCAGGCCGGAGTTGAGGATACGGTGGTTGGCACCCAGCAGTTCCTCGCGGCTGTAGCCCGAGATGCTGCAGAACTGCTGGTTGACGTACGTGATGTTCCCACGCAGGTCGGTTTCGGAAAAGATCGCGGCCGCGTCCACGGCCGCACGATAGTTATCATCCATGAAGCATCCTGCCTTAGCGGTTGAAGCGCTCCACCAGGGCGCGCAAGCCGACGCACACCTGTTCCAGTTCGGCCCCGCGCGAGGCGGCAGCGTTGGCGCTTTGAGCGCTGTGCTGGGCAATGCCGGCCACGCCATTGATCTGCCGCGAAACGTCCTCAGCCACTGCCGACTGCTGCTGCGAGGCGGTGGCCATCTGTTGGCTCATGTCACTGATACGCTGCACCGCATCACGAATGCCATGCAGTGCTTCGCGGGTTTCCTGTACCTGGGCAACACCCTGCTCTGCGCCCGTGATGCCCTGGCTGGCAATTGCCACGGCTTCCTCGGCGCCACTGCGCAAGGTGTCGATTATGGCCTGGATGTGCAGGGTCGACTGGCGGGTCTTGTCAGCCAGCGCCCTCACCTCATCGGCGACCACGGCAAAACCACGGCCCTGTTCGCCCGCACGCGCGGCTTCAATGGCTGCGTTCAGGGCCAGCAGGTTGGTCTGCTCGGCAATACCGCGGATCATCCCGGCCGCCTCGGCGATGGCACCGGTCTGACCGGCCAGGTGGCTGACTGCCTGGTTGATCTGGGTCACCGTGCTGGCCAAGGTGCGAATGGCCGCGCCGCTGGCATCGGCCACCTGGCTACCCTGTTCGGCCAGCTGGTGCGCCGTGTGGGCTTCGGCCGCAGTCAACTGCACGTGGTTGGCCACTTCACCGATGGAGGCCGCCATCTGGTTCATTGCCGTGGCGCTCAGGTCGGTTTCTGCGCGCTGCTCCAGCAACGCTGCCTCGGTGCTGCGTGACAACTGCCCGGCATCGTGGGCCGCCACGGCCATTTGCCCGGCCAGGTCGCTCAACCGCGTCAACGCAGTTTTCAACCGTGCCTCTTCGCTGATCAGCATCAGTTGCAGCTGCCCGGCAGCGCCAGGCAGGTCGCTGTAAGTCAACGCCGCGACCGGGTCGGCGAAGGTACCTTCGGCCCCCTCGACCACCTGCTGTATCTGGCGGCCGAGGGCGTTGCGTGCCCACAGGCCATACGCCATGAACAACCCCACGGTCAGCCCCTGTCCCACCAGGCCAGGCCACAGCTGGTTGGCGCCCAGCGCCAACAGCCCACCGGCCAGGGGCAACGCCAGGGCCTGCACCAGCAGGCTCAGCCGCCGCGGCGCCGACAGTACCGCCTGGCCGGTACGCATCCGCGCATACAGGGCCTCGGCGCGGGCGACCTGCTCACGCGTGGGGCACACCCGTACCGACTCATAGCCAACAACCCGCCCGCCTTCGAGGATAGGCGTGACGTAGGCGTTGACCCAGTAATAGTCGCCGTTACGGCAGCGGTTCTTGACGATGCCCATCCAGCTCTTGCCAGCCTTCAGGTAGCGCCACATCAAC belongs to Pseudomonas putida NBRC 14164 and includes:
- a CDS encoding carbohydrate ABC transporter permease gives rise to the protein MSNKVQNNKAWWLVLPVFLLVAFSAVVPMMTVVNYSVQDIFDQSNRYFVGADWYRQVLRDPALHDALLRQFIYSACVLLIEIPLGIGIALTMPTKGRMASVCLIIMAIPLLIPWNVVGTIWQIFGRADIGLLGATLAKLGVSYNYAGDPFDAWLTVLVMDVWHWTSLVALLCYSGLRAIPDVYYQAARIDRASGWAVFRHIQLPKLKNVLLIAVMLRFMDSFMIYTEPFVLTGGGPGNATTFLSQTLTRMAVGQFDLGPAAAFSLVYFLIILLVSWLFYTAMTHADKD
- a CDS encoding ABC transporter ATP-binding protein translates to MSLVLEQVSRSVDNQPWIVEASLRFEPGAFNVLLGRTLAGKTSLMRLMAGLDRPDQGRVLMDGQDVTGVPVRQRNVSMVYQQFINYPTLSVFENIASPLRQARMAEDQIRRRVQETAEMLRIETYLQRLPLELSGGQQQRTAMARALVKDASLILFDEPLVNLDYKLREGLRQELRELFAARHCIAVYATTEANEALALGGTTTLVHEGRIVQSGPTTEVYQRPGSVLAAELFSEPPINLVAGRISGNEVSIAQAVHFARNADLQPLAEGDYRFGVRPSHITLVPAHDDDLELAVLVELAEISGSETFLHVRNEYWRMVLHLPGVHEYQVDTPIRVFIPTHKLFVFDSAGTLVQAPGLRQARRG
- a CDS encoding putative bifunctional diguanylate cyclase/phosphodiesterase, translated to MDDNYRAAVDAAAIFSETDLRGNITYVNQQFCSISGYSREELLGANHRILNSGLHEPAFFVGMWQALTAGRVWKGEICNRSRDGSLYWVDSTMVPLVDPLTGQVRKYVSIRFDVTEKRQLLHTLQWRVGHDVLTGLPNRAYLSDLLNQALAYSRREDISLAVCMLDLDGFKAVNDGYGHAVGDLLLVEVAQRLKSILRGADAVARLSGDEFVLILRNVDDERQLHAALRRVLRALAAPCVVREHTLSLSASIGVTLYPQDDEDADTLVRHADQAMYVAKQRGRNRYHLFDVSQEQELKATHQTVARVRRALNNHELCLYYQPKVNLRSGQVLGFEGLLRWQRPGRGVVPPGDFLPWVEQTDLIVEIGEWVIGQALSQLQAWGRQGQSWSLSVNIAARHLQRSDFTERLQQLLAAYPQVDPSRLDLEIVESVAIDNLQHVSRCLDACRALGVRFSLDDFGTGYSSLSYLKRLPTQTIKIDKSFVRDILHDQDDLALTAAVIGLARAFGREVVAEGLESVEHGRVLMGLGCELAQGYCIARPMPASEVQAWAQTYRQPVQWRDP
- a CDS encoding DUF2160 domain-containing protein, with the translated sequence MEWMAWTLPTALFFVAVGVLLVGMTLLELRRPCVARRGFLPLVTSRGDRLFIGLLASAYLHLLVVGVSDWPLWVASLLSLAWLVVVLRWG
- a CDS encoding carbohydrate ABC transporter permease, which produces MSTRKSLALLLYFFFLLVPIYWLLNMSFKSNTEILGGLTLWPQAFTLDNYRVIFTDASWYSGYLNSLYYVCLNTLISLLVALPAAYAFSRYRFLGDRHLFFWLLTNRMAPPAVFLLPFFQLYSSIGLFDTHIAVALAHCLFNVPLAVWILEGFMSGVPKEIDETAYIDGYSFPRFFVKIFIPLIGSGIGVTAFFCFMFSWVELLLARTLTSVNAKPIAAVMTRTVSASGIDWGVLAAAGVLTILPGMLVIWFVRNHVAKGFALGRV
- a CDS encoding sigma-54-dependent Fis family transcriptional regulator, whose product is MAASASTHAQLIQASWARCRDHGLQPQHAPDFDCLTRTELSALLEQRQALLRLTREEVLPQYTHLLGNASYLVMLADASGCILDSWGSRRFIEPNQQQGFSAGAHWLERGVGTNALGTTLICAQAIHVGQDEHFLRQNRYMSSAAAPLFDAARQLVGVLDVASDGYLPASQTLGLVRMMGQSLENRLILAEHADRHAQLIFNSASDNLDSPWAGLLVFDERGQVLAANHRADSLLGGNPLRQNIEQLFQLPLQQLLSHPREQTFALQATGRNRFHCQWHPPRKTARRPEADTGEPRLEKALQQAGLLLEKDIPVLVQGETGVGKEVFVDSLHRASSRANRPLVAVNCAAIPAELVESELFGYDKGAFTGAHHKGNPGLIRKAHHGILFLDEIGDMPLPTQARLLRVLQSRSIQPLGSGEPVAVDIRVVSASNRDLAEEVRAGRFRQDLYYRIAGLAVVLPPLRERGDRRQLIEQVHARFRDPGQPARLSPAIIDLLDQHPWPGNLRELASVLQVALALAGNGPVGVEHLPAGFLAESQRAVLVAAEETDLQMLVEQANGNLSAVARRLGISRTTLYKRLRAR
- a CDS encoding ABC transporter ATP-binding protein, giving the protein MAEIRLRQLAHSYSRQPASEADYALHALDHVWEQGGAYALLGPSGCGKSTLLNIISGLLTPSHGEVLFDGKPVNQLSPQARNIAQVFQFPVVYDTMTVFDNLAFPLRNQGLDEARVRARVEEIAEVLDLAGVLRKKARNLSADEKQKVSMGRGLVRDDVSAILFDEPLTVIDPHLKWKLRRKLKQIHEQFNITMIYVTHDQLEASTFADKIAVMHGGRIVQFGTPRELFERPRHTFVGYFIGSPGMNLIDVRAKADGVVFGDVHLALPDGLRERLAATAGGRLQVGIRPEFVQLWDSPFEGAHPARVLDVEDLGTYRIVTLELGGVALNARLGEDRPLPVEQAWVSLPAQWLMLYVDDVLLEAGP